Part of the Primulina huaijiensis isolate GDHJ02 chromosome 15, ASM1229523v2, whole genome shotgun sequence genome is shown below.
ATCACAGACCTAATAAAGACATTCGGAAGGTAAAGTTCTTATGCAAACAAAGTatagtttgagatttttagCATATGTTAAGTAGAAAAATGCTATGCTGCATCAAGTGATATGATACACCTAAAGCAGCCTCGGCCCTTGGATGGGGGGGTTGAGCATAGCCTCCACCCATTTAGTACGAAAGAATCCATGTATAgcaaaagcatgaaacaaatctGACTACCTTTGAACTGATAACCAATTAGGGTAAGATGCTTGGATGCACAGAATAAGGGTAGCAACAGAAGGTTAAAAACGGTGTGTCGAAGACTATTCCACCAAATATGACAGAGGAAATGAACATagagttttcaaatatttacatAAGAAATATAGAATGCGCTTAAGGTGAAGGAAATATATTTAGTAGGTTAACAAAGAACAATAAACACtacttttttttccctttattgTTGACATTCACAAAACAAGGTGTAGCTAGGTCTCTTCCGCCAAGCACAAAAAAGACagatttttttattctaaaagcCATTCCATACACAGCTTAAACATCAACATAGTTAATTAGGATATCCACCTAAGAGACTATCTAACTCCTACATTTACTGAAAGAACCAGCTTATTAAAACAGCAATCTACCTTATCAATAAAAACATACAAGATGCAGCAATACACTAGCAGAAGATGCCCTAAGTTTTACCTTCACCGTATACTTTTTGTCAACTAAAAGATTAGGAGATTTCAGGTCTCGATGAACAATGGGAGGATTGCGTTTATGAAGATAATTCATCCCTTTTGCCTGTATAAATGACCATGGTTAATCAATGAAAAAGCACAGGATATGGGGAGAGGGAGAGAGGGATGAAATCGGATCAAAGGCTTCATTTGTATTTTGTAcggaaatcaaaattttattaaaaggcATACCACATCAAAAGCCATGCTCAATCGCCGTTTCTCATCCAACGCTTCTCTTGCACCAggtttatgcaaaagtttgtaTAAACTACCTCTGAAATGAAAGTATATAGacacttaaaataaattaacagtgCAGTTCAACTATAATGACTTACATTTACCTTGATAAATATTCTGTCACTATGGACAAGTTTGAGGGCTCAGTTACAGCACCCATAAAAAGCACAATATTTGGATGGCGCAATCTTTTCATTATTGCCACCTAGCTCAATAGACCCAAACACAGAGAGAGAGAGGTTTAAAGGACAAACAACAATATAACATTTAGAGTTGATTAGAGAGAGACAGTACCAACCTCTCGTAAAAAATCCTTGAATCTCTCTGTATGGAAGTCTTGTTCCATGAGAATTTTCACGGCAACTTCCTGAAATAATAAGATTTAAATAATTGACGTTGAAGTCCAGTAtaaaaacagagaagaaaaattttaaaaatagtaaaaataaaaatgatagttTTAGGATGGCAAACAAAAAGGAGAAAACAATAAATGGAGAACAAATTCAAGGAGACGTGAGAATCACTACTTTTTAACAATAAAAGATGGATGTCTTACTGAATCATTCCAATCAGCACGGTGAACTACACCAAACGAACCTGAGAATGTAAACCAATCACAACAATTAGGCATACAAAGCAAAAAAATTGTTGGACATTGAAATGTTCACGAGCAGGTGAAAAAAGACCTGCCCCAATGGTCTCCTTCAGAACAAGATCACTCCAGGGAATGTTCAGATCTTCAGTGTCAAATGGGAAGTCGCCAATAGATATTGTTGGAAGTACCTGTGCTTCAACAAACCCCGCTTCCTTAGTTTTACTTATTCTTGCATTCATCAAGCCAGTAAATTGCTGACCATCTCTCTTCCCCAATAGACCGATGTTCTGGAAAGGGATTGAGTCTTTGACAGTGTCCATGGAGCTCAACACATTATGAGCATCAGATGGTTTGGAAAGCAATTGTTCTTTGTCACGGATCGTAATCCACGAATTTGCGGGAAATGGTGGCAAATCACGATTACTTGAGCTGGGAGAAAAGCTGTTTCTATCAGTATGAGATCTGTCCGAGTGCTTGGGATACTTGGAATCACCGTGGCCTCCATCAACAACAGTTCCAGCTGTTTGAAAAATGGAAACTTTTTAAAAGTCGTGATTCAGGCCAACAGTTTGTGTATCAGCCAAAGCACAAATACCTACAGCATAGATAAGTGAAAAACAGAGTGACAGAGTAGAAACAAATAAAATGAAGTTCTGCAACGAACACACATTGATCAAACTATGGCCAAGAGAATCAATACATATGCCAGCCAGTCTCTTGATGGAAGAAGATGGTGCTGAGAATTCGATTTTAGATCCAATCAACAACTGCCAACTGGAAGATAGTTGACAAAGCCACATGACGAATTAGTGGAAGACTGGAAGTCGAATATGAAACAAGGACGAAAGAcgggaaaaaatcaaaattgagaGTGGTTGCATGGATTATATTACTTTAATGCCTGGTATGTAAGGGAGATCTTCAAAGAGTCACAAGAGTTGTTTTGGAGCAGAAAATTAAGGTCGGGTGAAAGGAAATAATATCTGTTCACGGGACTGCATCTGCTATAGTTTTTGTTGTGATTATTATGGGTGGTGCTAGTGCGAATCGGGCTTCCTCGTTCCTATGAGGGCAGAgcagaagaaaagaaaaagtaaaaaaagtaTTCCATCTACGCTAAAACAAACATATTCGGTAGAGTGGACAGAAGATATCACTCAGGGGTAAAGAGGATGAACAATCATAGAGGAGTTTAGGTCTTTCAAATTATATTCCGTTGTAGTGGTGCACGCAAGAGATGCACAGGATAATTCCATAGCTCATAGGTGACAACCAAGTGGCAGGTACCGCAGATGGCAACACAGAACAGTGCTTATATTGATCATTCAAAGGACTTCTCGTTCACAGTCATGTGACTGATTCTCAGTCCAAGACAGTTGAACAATCAGAAGACAAGGGTATTACACTAGTTAATCATTTTTCTATTTTGCCTGATTTGGTGCAAGTCAGaaatttctaattattttttgtacTCCCTGAATTACAGGCTTGccattttcattttgtttcatAGTTGATAATAGTCTCTATCTAGTTAGCAAAGTCACATcgatatgtttcatcatatgATTGCCATCCCCTTTGTTAAATAAGGACAAGAATGCATTTGGCTATGAAGCGAAGTTTGAAATATGAAAGAATGAATTTGATTATGTACTTCTTTGTAGCCAAGTGATTATCCTATGAAGTTATTTGCTAAGAATATGCAAAGAATATGGGCTATATGGCAAGAATAGGAAAATAAGATGTTCTTTCCTTTCACACATTGGTTCCTATAAGATATGATAGTGTGGTAACTTCATATAAAGCAGCTAAGCTCTACAAGTTTATGATATGTAGACAAGAAAACGGTGAGAAGGTCAATGAATTTCGAAAAACCAGAAGGAAGCTTATGGATAAGATACATCGAAGGCAGATTGCAAAGATTAACCATAAAACATCAAATAATAAGTTAGATCAGACATGAAAACTGTACTAAAAAGATGGTCACCTGATAAAGAATCATCAAACACGAGATTAAGGGACTGGAAGTCTGAGAAATACTGTTTTGCCAGTGACCTGAAATCAATTGTTGGCTCCACCTGTCTGAATCGTGGAAAGCGCAATGGTGAAGAAATTGAGATAGAGGAAGGCCCATTTACCAGGGAATCAGGCTCAGATAAGCATCCTGGTTTCTCAACCAAATCAATAAGATATTCCCTGTGGTGGCAAAGCCAATATGGTTATATTCTCACAGCAAGTGCAAACCTCTATTTGTAACACATGAGACAAGATACAAGACATCTTCTACCAACAAAGTAGCTAAAATAACAACctcatgaataaaaataaccgAAGATTAATGAGAATGACTAAAGTTAAAAAGTATAGTAATTGCATTCAAAGTAGTAAGTATACCTATCAAGACCAAATCGTACAAGACATGACGAAGCATCTTCTCTGGtacaatacttacatccttttgcaATTCGGCATGGTATGCCAACAATATCAGCTAAAACCTGTCAGTATGATAGAATGATAACGTATTGGTTGCAATATTAATTCTCTACAGAACAATAAATGAACAAAGAAAACAGCTAACAACAGAATAATATGACAGAAGAATTGCATGAGTCAATACATTATAAGTGGAGGCtagaaaaaaatctcaaaagtaGACAGAATCTAAGGAAATCCGAGAAATGTTATTGGATAGAAAATGGTGAAAACACAAGAATGAAACAATGACAGATTGAGCGTCGCATGTAAACAGCATGCTGCTGGTATTTTGATGCCACCAAAAAATTGCACTTACAGACTATGCAGCAACAATAGACAAAATAATTGATGGATATATGTAATCAAAACTTACCTTGAATAGCAGTGCACGATGTCTACATAGCCCAATAGACAGGCTACCAATGGGGAGCACGACTGTCCCCAAGCAATCTATTAAGTCATCACTGCTCTCTTTCCATATGGAAATTAAGTCATCTTCGCCATTAGAAGTAGCACCGCTAATGAAGACAACAAAATGTAATTGTTAATGCAATATAAAAGATAAAGGTGTTTGCTGGAATCCTCAATGGAATTATGCTCACCCCAAATGATTGCAAACTAGCTTTGAAATATGGTCAACAACTTCCTTGGTGGTGATGCTATTAGATGACATGTTATGAATCCGATTCCGCAACTCTCTTAAGCTGGGATCACCTCTTCGATCAACTGAAATCACTTCAACTGAAGAGACAATGTCAGAATCAATAGATTTTAGTGATTCAAGAGATGGCATACGGCCACTTTCCTGAAGATCAGAGCACACTGCCCAAACATAGGGATCCATCCCACGAATAGAGTAAAATCCATCGGGAACTTTATCAAAGTATGATAAACAGCCATTTACCTGAAATTAAAGCAATTGAATGAAAACAAGTTTTTAAATTGTAGAAACTATAGCAGAACTTAAAACCGAAATTTGCtacagatattttatttaataacgCAATGCACCATAACAAATCCAATGTGATCAAGTTATCACTAAGACAAACCATTGAGATTCTTTAATATATGAATCTCGTTGCAAATTTATTACTCATTTAACCTATGTTCCCACGTAAGAACTAATAAGAACCTCAACTTCTTAACAACCTATTCTTTTCATTGGAGTGTTTATTCAATCTGGATTCAGAGCTCCAAACCAAGGGAGAATTCTTGTGTCTGAATCTGACCACCACGTCATGGATATTCATGTGccactttattaatattttataaagaaaAAGAGTCAGAATGTTGTGCCTCAATATTTTAGCAATCAATCTATTCATGGACACGAGGATATTCATGCACCGATTTATTGATTACAAGCACATATTTACATAATCTCCCAACACACAAGACAGCTTGTTAATCCTCTGTTGCCCAAAAATCAATCTTTTAGCAATTATATCCTCCATGCCTAGATTCTAGAGGGTGATAACAAATGTTCTTACAGTTAACTCAAATGAATTAGACCATAGCTTCAATTCTATCTGTCAAATCTTACTTTTTACTCAATATCCAACACCCATCAAAGTAGCCACCAACCTAATTCTCCAAGTCCCGGACATTTGTGATGCGTACTAAAACTCATTTGAGTATGAAGAACTATCATGGGGCTCAGACAAGTGGTATACTTCGAGGAGCTGAAAAACCTTACAATCTTTGTTCCATTTTCTACCCATATCTCATGCAGCAAATTGAACTCGACTGTCTTACAGAGATCAATGTAATATTCTTAAACTATATAAATGTCGtagaattcaataaaaagtcTAGATTTTCATCTTTAGAGGAGACAAATATCTTAAATGACTTTGGGACTCGTGCTACTGGCGTGATACACTTTTGAGCATACAACCACTTTGTCACCCAATCAAACCATTCTTTGTCGAGTACATTATCCTTGTATAATTCATCCgccaagaaaagaaaacactTCCATAAATAGTTGGGgagaaaaataattcatcaaagCATGCAAAGCTGTTTCATTTACCCAAAACCGGTGGGAAATGGCCTCAGCGGATGCGAAGAAAGAGGAAGCGCGCGATGCTGATTCGTCAGGAATAGGATCCAATAAATTAGGGTCATCAGCGCAGGTAGCTTCTGAGGAGAGACGAAGAGCTAGAACCAGTTGCAATTGGTAACTCTCCTCCGTCTGCTGCGCCCAGCTCTTCGAAGATGACGACTCTCCACCACCACCGGATACCTCCGGCTCCGCTGCCTTCACCCGCAACTCGCCGCCACCATCATTCAAGCTACCCAACGTCACCTCGGGGTTCGACAGAGAAGGCAGATAAAAGTCGCCAGAAATAGAGCTCTCACCGAAGCTACTCCCGCTAGACTGCCTCTGCAATCCAAAAGACGAAGGAAACGCCGTCGTTCCGATCCGACTTTGCGGTGGCTGCGCTTGAATCATCCTCTGATCAATCGGATCCCAATCAAATGAAGTcctatccatattcagtttattcTTATCTCCAGATTGAGGCTCGTAGTAAGACGGCTGCTGCAACATTACTCCACCACCTGTGGCTGATATAGGCGGCTGGTACAGTGGTTCGTCGGGAATTAAGCTCACCAAGGTATAATTCGATCGTCTGCCAGGCATTCCCATGGATTTCTAAAGATTGAAAAACGAAATCGAATCAGGGATTTCGGAAAACCACCATGGCATGGTTTTAACGGTCTCTCTCTCCCCACTATATATTGTGTTGACTCTACTTTGTCTCTCTTCTTCGTTTCCTGTTCCGTTTGATGTTTTCGGCAAATGGACcaacccaaatattcttatttctttccgattttaaatttataattataatataatatttgttaaaaaaaattgttcgtATATTTTCCAGACGTGGTTAGATGTTTATCTTAGCCTCACAGAGTCAAATCGTTGCTTGAACACGAAAGCTTAGCTATGTTAGCATAGTTGCATTAGGAAATTTGCAATTTCTCGAGCAATTTACTGTCCACTTTTTTTTCCCTCGCAAGTGGGTAAAATGCGATTATAATAATCGTCGTTATTGAGGAATTCGTATATTCCCCAAACTAGTGGGTCTGTGAAGGTTCAAATATCGTGAAGGCCGATAAACACAAAGACAAAATTACTGAGGTAACGTGCTTGGATTCGACGGCAGCGGCTTTTCGTATTTGCAAATGGACATAATATATTATCAATGATATATACTAAGTTTGAAGGCATACAGGAAAAAGAGCCAATAAATTAACAAAGACCCGACTAGCTAGCCTAAAGATGTAATCGAGTGGAGCCCGAATATAGCCTGAGTATTACATTACTCGAGctcaactcaaaaaaaaattttgaaatactcGAGCTCGACTCAATTTAAGTATTAATTTTGAGCTCAACTTGATAACATATCAAATTATTTGAGCTCCGAAAACtcaatttcgattttttttaaattttatatatatatgatgtcTTGAATTGACCCTCTCAAGAAGTGtttataatctttaaaaaaaatgattatgaatTTTTCCTTGGCTATCTATAACCTATCAAAATCTTAATCACTTCCATCACGTATTTATGCAAGTAACGTGCTCAATTTTTCAGTGCAAGTTTACTATATTAACGCTGCAGCTATTTTATATGAAGTAATTGATTTGTGCACATGTTTCTCTATGAGTGGAATAAAGATTCGACTGGAAAAAGAGACGAACAAGAGGAAAATAGTCACGAATTAGACAAGAATTTAATTGgttatacataaaaataaagaaatttacGTGACTGACGGTCCATACTCCATACAAAAATGGACCTTACGGTAAAATAAGGAAATAAAGCAAGTTTCAATGGGCCTAAAACAGAGCCCTAAATATAAACCCCGGGCCCATTTTGTTACCCcgcattaaatatttgaaaacggAATCCAAAAGAGGAGGGAAGGCCATAAGCCGCAAGCATCAACACTTTCCAAATCTCACTCCGAACACAAACACGATCTACCACAAGTTTCGCGCCAAATTCTAATATATCCATAGAAAGAAAATACGTAAACCGATGTTCTTGATCTCGACCAGTTTTCAAATACAAACACAGTAGGTGAAATTTCATCGGTATCTCTTTTTTTGTCACAGTGATTATGAGATTGCAATGCGAATGATGGACGATACACTAGTAGAAGATGCAATTGTTGGGACTTTGATCCAATTGTGTGGCGAATGATGGACGATACCATCATTCAATCTCAACTATAGGAAATATGCATAACTATATCACTTACCGGTGAAAACATTTGGTGTGCTAGTCACTTCATCCTCAAAATTTTCTTCTAGCAAACTGACAGAAGAATTTTCAGAGCTTATTGTAAAATAATAACAGGGTGAAAACCGATTGCAATACAATCAGTCCTTGAAATTGCCTTCTCAGCTGCTGCTGAGTTGCCACCTGCTTCTGCTATAGCCAAAAGGTTTACATAAGACTTATCGTTCCTTCCATCTCATGTATACCTTTACTGTCTCCATGGACTTGGGGAATTTGGGGTATCCCCTGCTTTCCGAGACTTGAAAGCTCTGGTGACCGGGAATGAGTTTCTCGAACCAAATTTTTGGATAACCGTCCAGTTTCAGAGCAACACCCAGTGAATATGATTGGTTCCACCCAGTTAGCATCGACTAGGTGTTTTTCTTCCCAATTACAGAAGATGGGTTGCTTTGCTGGTGTTGTAGGAATCCAAGAATGATTAATTCGGACATCTTTTAATTCTGGACCAATGTCTATCTCTCTAGAATCCATCTCCTAGTGGCAAAACGCAGTAAAAATCCTATGGTGAAAATTTTTATAGCTAGTGGTAGAATACATCTTGCGCTTCGTGGCATGGAAGCTAAGACGTATTctatcataaaaatttcatttaaaaaaaaaacgcgTATTCTACAACCAAAAGTAAACACATCACATGTAATTTAGTTTTTGATTAAACGATGTatttcaaaatatcataaaaattcttataatATTGTTTTATAGGTCAATTTTGTAACACATATCTCCAACCCAActcataaaaataacatttttatatcaaaaatatggACGAAGTCGAAGTGTCTTACAGACATAGATCTATGAATAGACTTACTCTTCAAATATACCGATTTCAAGTTCTTGACTTTTTTAGATGGATAAACTTGTAGAGAAATTAAGATACACTCCATTCCAAGTTTTACAATTTAACAGTAATAATTGCAGTAAATTTCAAACAAACTTAAAGATGCATATCATCTGGAATATATTCCTCAAATTCACCATGAAATAAAATTCATTCATCCAAATCAAATTATGATCTTCAACAAAACTGATCATATTAGTTGTATGAAAGTAAAAAAGAGGTACAAATGATATGggtaaataaatacaaatacaGCCTTTTAGCCTGAGGTGTCCAACTTGTAGCATGTGCAATCCTGCAACATATATAACTCAATATGTTGTTTCTGCAATTGCATTGAATTGCATATAATTGCTTACAGTTGATCATATAATTGAAAATATGGGGCCGGTCAATCCGGATAAATAGCGTGTCCACAGGTGTATATATacctctgtgtgtgtgtgtgcgcgctgGGGGCAATCCCTTCATTAATAATATAGTTGGTGATTAATAGAGTTGGTGAAATCAGTAAAGACTCTGACAGATTTGAAGAGGAAAAAATCTACAACTTGAGACATATTTATTGCCAAACAACATGGTTCTCTCTTTTCTTTGACACTGTCTCCTCACCTTCATCAATTACAGCATACTCAAAGTGACATTTCATATATGTTTCTATGATAACTTTAGAAATATACATGACAAAACAAAGCAATACATTCGAGCCATAGCTCGAACCTTTTATGCTCAATCTGAAAGAATACCACCCTCTCTACATGTAAAGTAATTGTAAACACAACAGTGTCTGAGGAAAAAACTAGCAATGGAATAAAAAGAACTTCTTGAAATCCATGTTGCATACGAATTCCAATTCCATGTCGTGAAGAGGGAGAGGGACGATGAGAACAAAACAATTCATGAGTGGATGTCTTGTTTATTTCATGCAAAAGTGGCGACAAAGGTGCCGACGTAACCGAATCCCATGATGAAGAACGCGATTGCTTGAACAAAGAGGTAGATGAAATAGTGGTTTTTCCCGAATGCAACGTCGAAGCAACCACAAAAGAAGAGGTAAACTCCGGTCGTTAGCTCTAACAGATGGATTCTGGCGATCACAAATCTCGATATCAGTTGAAGAATAACATATATAGTTTCAGATAAGATAGATCAATTTACGCTGGACAATCGAGTCGGTCTTTGAGGAGTATTTTTTTTCCCAGTATAATATGAATTTAACATAGTTTAGTGCTGAAAATTTGCACCTTTCACCAATTTTAAACCGAGGGCGTCTAAAAGCTTTCAATGCAGATTTGAACTTGAGAGCATCCCCAAGTTTCTCTGTGACGACCCATTCGTTCACCCTCCCGGTCTCTAACAAACCAATGAAGGTAGCCTTCGTCCGGTGCAGTGACATTACATTCTCAAAAAGGATCCAAAATACTAACAAATGGAGAGACCTAAAACAATTGAATGAAGCTAACGAGTAAATACGTCAAGCATTTTAGCGAATGTGAAACTCATATCCAAGATTTACAATAATTTATCGTGGGCGCTTACATATATTATCAGAAAGCAAATTGTGTTAGTACCAGTCTGCATGCATTCCGGATCTTCTactttttaacatttttttactcgttcactacaacaaaaatggcttttcgcagcgcgcaaatactctttccgcggcgcacattgcacgctgcgaaattgcaagctgttgaaagttcgaatttatccgcagcgtgcatgcgcacgctgttaatactactatcaacggcgtgcatatgtacgctgttaatacaactatccgcagcgtgcaatgcacgccgttaatattaaaaaaaatctaaatattagcaacggtttttaagataaccgtcgctaatttgcgacggttaaatacaaaaaacaccgtcgctaaattagcaaCGGTTACTACTCCGTCGCTAAGGGAACGACggtgtttaaatttagcgacggttacaaaactaaccgtcgctaaattttgcgtaaaaataaaaaaaaaatttacttttataatttaataaattttaaaaaaaaaatccggtAAAACTATCAtctcttaactaacacttaaaagtactattcgcagcgtgctttaacggcgcgcattaaaagcacgctgcggaaaggatataatatttacagcacacataaatgcacgctgcggatattactttccgcagcgtgcttttaccgcacgccgttatttctgtcaagtgcaacaatattaacagcgcacatattgaagcacgccgttaaaaatactattcgcagcgtgcttttaatgcacgctgttgatgatgcgctgcggaaaatcatttttgttgtagtgcttTATTATTAGTTTTCAGTGCACGACTTGATCTCCTATACGCCAACATCGCATATCGAACTTAATCCTAAAGTCTGCTTAGGTTGAAAATGTGTTCCTATAAAAGGAGCATCTTAACGAAATCATCACGGGAAATGCAGAAAATTCCAAACCTTGGAGTTCCAACAGCATTGAGTATGGTGATGATGGAAGGTATGTATATCGCACCCCACTTCGGAATCTGAACTTCAGGCACTAACACAGTAGCAGGCAGTACAACGCAGTAGAATATGAAGGTGACAAGATGGGCTACTATCTTTCTTATGAAGAAGAAACTGTATATTACATGAACTTTCTTCCACGTTGAAACTTTCTGCATGCAAAATAGCCACAAATTTGCCGCTTTAATTCTTCCAAATCCTTGATTTTAAAACCAGAAATCAAGcatgtttagaaaaattaaccTTGTTTCTTATAATGTCAAGTAGCATTTTTCTGAAAAGATTTGCCGGGCCACATGACCAACGGTGTTGTTGATAGCGATATGCTTTGAAAGTGCTTGGCAATTCATTTTTTACCTGTAAATGCATGTAACAAGTTATATAGAGGTTAAATATGATCTTCACGCTGAAAGGGATTCCCAAGTTCGATAcgaaatatcaaattttaaggTTTTTAAATCGCCCAAAAAACatcatgatatatataaaataccTTCAAGGCACCAAGATACAAAAACTTCCACCCTTTAAGACTGGCCCTAACAGCCAAGTCCATATCTTCAACCGTCGTTCTGTCCTTCCAACCTCCAGCCTCATCGATTGCTTTAAGTCTCCACACACCAGCAGTTCctatgaataatttatttttttccccaaaacgaaaaaaacaaaattagcaAGTTCTTACCATAAATAACTCTAAAGAAAACATAACAGCTCCACTTAATTTGTGCAAATTGGTTAATTGTCACAaccaatattaattaaaaaagtaAATTCTTATCACATTGCTCAAAATTATACAGATTGTTTTTTGGGTGAGCAATTAGTATTTATTACCATTGAAGCCAAAGAAAGCGTAGGTGGATGAGCCAACTTCTTGCTCCACTGTAAAATGGTAGTCCAGTGACATTTCTTGCATCCTAGTCATCATGCATTCATCAGCATTCACTGCCACACCGAACAAACAacatatgttttaaaatattaatgtaaataaattcattttgaaacataattacgtgtatatgatattttaaaaaataattaaatttaaaaaaaagtcatgGAAATAAATGAGTAAAAATGACCACTGTCGGTTGAGTAAAGGAGGGGCTCAGGTCCACCCATTCTTGCAGCACATGGAATTGCTGCCGAATACCGTGGAAATTACTTTACTACCCTCGAAGTTATCATTATTGACCTAAGAAACAATATTGAAGAAGTACACTGGTATGGACCCAAAACAGAACACTTCCCATGAGTAACTATACAGCTTTTCCAAGGGAAAAAAAAGGGTGTGGTGGGGTTATTTTTGTCCATCCACCAGTCATGAAAGTGCCCATCAAGAAAATTTCAGACTTTTATTCGTATTGCAccgatgtatatatatagattcaTCTGATACAAACAATTTAACATCTTTTTTATGTTTCTAATTGAGAATGACAAATGTTATTTCTAGTCTAGGCCTAAATCTGGAGCA
Proteins encoded:
- the LOC140958821 gene encoding serine/threonine-protein kinase CTR1, whose amino-acid sequence is MGMPGRRSNYTLVSLIPDEPLYQPPISATGGGVMLQQPSYYEPQSGDKNKLNMDRTSFDWDPIDQRMIQAQPPQSRIGTTAFPSSFGLQRQSSGSSFGESSISGDFYLPSLSNPEVTLGSLNDGGGELRVKAAEPEVSGGGGESSSSKSWAQQTEESYQLQLVLALRLSSEATCADDPNLLDPIPDESASRASSFFASAEAISHRFWVNGCLSYFDKVPDGFYSIRGMDPYVWAVCSDLQESGRMPSLESLKSIDSDIVSSVEVISVDRRGDPSLRELRNRIHNMSSNSITTKEVVDHISKLVCNHLGGATSNGEDDLISIWKESSDDLIDCLGTVVLPIGSLSIGLCRHRALLFKVLADIVGIPCRIAKGCKYCTREDASSCLVRFGLDREYLIDLVEKPGCLSEPDSLVNGPSSISISSPLRFPRFRQVEPTIDFRSLAKQYFSDFQSLNLVFDDSLSAGTVVDGGHGDSKYPKHSDRSHTDRNSFSPSSSNRDLPPFPANSWITIRDKEQLLSKPSDAHNVLSSMDTVKDSIPFQNIGLLGKRDGQQFTGLMNARISKTKEAGFVEAQVLPTISIGDFPFDTEDLNIPWSDLVLKETIGAGSFGVVHRADWNDSEVAVKILMEQDFHTERFKDFLREVAIMKRLRHPNIVLFMGAVTEPSNLSIVTEYLSRGSLYKLLHKPGAREALDEKRRLSMAFDVAKGMNYLHKRNPPIVHRDLKSPNLLVDKKYTVKVCDFGLSRLKANTFLSSKSAAGTPEWMAPEVLRDEPSNEKSDVYSFGVILWELATLQQPWGHLNPAQVVAAVAFKSKRLEIPRDINPQVAAIIEACWTNEPWKRPSFSNIMESLRLLIKCPITTQPGRAEMPLPS
- the LOC140959234 gene encoding glucomannan 4-beta-mannosyltransferase 9, whose protein sequence is MDKLSSTTLLPETFSGARDDITEQLMIIWGQIKAPLIVPLLKIAVFLCLTMSVMLFIERVYMAIVITFVKLFGRKPEKRYKWEPLKEDLELGNSAYPMVLIQIPMYNEKEVYQLSIGAACGLSWPSDRIIVQVLDDSTDPIIKNMVEMECQRWASKGINIKYEIRDNRNGYKAGALKQGLEHSYVKDCDFVAIFDADFQPEPDFLWRTIPYLVHNPELALVQSRWKFVNADECMMTRMQEMSLDYHFTVEQEVGSSTYAFFGFNGTAGVWRLKAIDEAGGWKDRTTVEDMDLAVRASLKGWKFLYLGALKVKNELPSTFKAYRYQQHRWSCGPANLFRKMLLDIIRNKKVSTWKKVHVIYSFFFIRKIVAHLVTFIFYCVVLPATVLVPEVQIPKWGAIYIPSIITILNAVGTPRSLHLLVFWILFENVMSLHRTKATFIGLLETGRVNEWVVTEKLGDALKFKSALKAFRRPRFKIGERIHLLELTTGVYLFFCGCFDVAFGKNHYFIYLFVQAIAFFIMGFGYVGTFVATFA